A region of the Silene latifolia isolate original U9 population chromosome 9, ASM4854445v1, whole genome shotgun sequence genome:
atcgtagataggattctacactccttgtccaaagtcaaggcatatgtgcaattccgggtgaatttcaacatgcaagacaaggatgtgtctcttgaggagttgcacaagttacttgtgcaagccgagagggacatggggttaaatgtgaaccctctcaaggatgtgcttaacataagcacaaagagtaaggggaagttcaagaagaatgggagaaagggcaagaagcaagctcccacattcaccaaagctaagtcttgtgaagctagcacctccaaagtcaagaagggtcctcttgataagtgccattattgtaatggcatgggtcattggaaaagaaattgttccaaataccttggtgatatcaaagttggaaagatcactccagtaggtaaatgactaaccttcttttatgtttctaaattcaactatggtattataatgcaaagttgtgataatgtatctccctttttattgtaaatagggcctccaccaagcaaagacaaaggaaaagaaaagcaagcataagaaaccatggagaagctaaggatagcttttatggagctttgtttttcattgtcttattttaagtaatgttttggattttagaactttaagtttccgtgtttgacatggaaaagtattttggataatgagttgtattttggataatggtgacttggtttgcaacccaagtcacccgttttatcatttatccttttaatgttctaaatttcatctttaaaatgcttgcgttttgaaacataagattattcacttaaagtgatctaatagacaaatataatgacgggtttcattatatgtccacatgcttaaggcttgtgtatgatcatttacgaagcgattttgagtctatgaactttcttaaaggtatgtcaatcaccaagtacacatatgaaatcaattagtctatctatgagatagttctccttatacttcaacatcattaatttgtgtctcatatgctatctttgaatgtttagtgtatttattctaaagatagagtggaagaaaaatgaggacacaacacacaaggcaagataaaattgtgtacttgtgtatatgaagatctacgcaagagagaatgatttgaatgaaggtatatctatttacatagtatgccgaatagatgataTCTATGGTCTCTAGTaggttctatatgactaaagagaccaagtgtagtaatcataagagaatttgtgtaaagataactacacgaggagaccaaaagaaagttttggaagaaaatgactaatgtaaagtcttaataagtttttgactaagtttatgaagaatttgaccaatagtttcaaccttgagatttacttaagagcctaaatgaatcatagtaacatactagttatgatcgagttgcaaagattgatataccgatgtcttcaatggccaaagttttaaccacgtagATGtcatgcttaacctcactatgaaatagttaaacctccttccaaaagggtatttgcgaaggacgtattctagatattgtttatatttgaataatgacattaccacacatcattatgacatgagtgtgttggggatttaaaatccctttccgtaaggttgagatgagaccacttcaaaataggtattttgaagggatatgatgggaacatatatggttctatcttaataacttggcaatgcaattttatatttcaattcttgaataaatttcgattgagaagtaaatttcgaaatgtgtagaattgagtgggagttaggaaattctcatgtgaagacatggaatttagtgggagctatcatccttgaatgtataaaactcattactcattaaggaatgacgagctaataccttctttcataaagaagcatttgagttttcaattctggatgaaaatggacaatgatgaatccaattacatcaagggatgttggattagtgtTAAGAGATACACATTGTATCAACATTcgcataggttattcatatagatgaaaatggaattaccattggaagtcatggtcgttcattgaacctatgaacagttgatctcatgattattagtaactaatgtttccgccattagaataatcatgtacatgtccaattatgaatcatatgcataagagcatgatgatggatggtaagccataatagaaacgtcatgtattctcaagaagaatccgatgagcgatttcggtgtttaacGGAATaatccattatgtgataagaggttgcacatattgtagaaaatccgagcacatgtgaggatttaagagaatcccaattctttcaagcctagaaagagaaatgagaagtttttggaaagatgcttggttaaataagaggttattcaaaaatcaatctttcctagttaagctaggacttgtgagaattgctaagctaaataatcttgtcaattgttacaagattctacaaaacatatacctagtgcattgtgtgtggatgaaatacttgatcagtacaagttatatattattcatcacaaattcgttcgttatgtgatagtcgataagaaagttctttcaagttaaagaaccgataccaaggtcgggaaccttgatgtgtacttggtaagattcatgctatgagagagaacatgaatgtgaaggaaattgcaagtgcaagaagtttgaacacatggacacatgggatgttaaacttctattgcaatcaataagtgtttacactgacaatatacatcacaaggttgtaatatgatattgactacccgagtgtgatgtcgacatttgtcgtttgagttattattaactcaccttgtacattgttatatccaaacgggttgtagagacaattgaaccccgttaaagtgaacatggattaacattgtttttgcccatagttacttatatgaggtgacgtctcgaagtgactagagtgtgatgcgattgatggcaagttcaagtgccatagagtcatgtgagatgactagtcgatcacataggcgatcgttaggaacattttgtcgggccttatgaccgcttatagagtttggcaaatttatatagcctggtcgtggcgagagctactatagtattcaaatgagtcgattcttttgactaaagactattctcctaagatggcacgatttcgattaactttgatttatgttactacgaccttcgtaaatggggtcaaatgggcatattttgggttatgatggtgtggctagtcgaagggaatgagtgcgataggaattgtccacccctagtcggggttataacaatatctcggggccactcgaggagtaatgaatggaaatgcgtggccacgctcggatggcatccgagtggataaatccggtcaatcgcttattctccggatcgaggaaaccactctcgatatgatcacttgcaagtacgacctgaaagacaccttgcattgagtgggagatagtaataggacaagagaattggtgacgcacacttgtcgaggacaagtgggagattgttggaatatgtgtcctccgacaataatgcgatcacgactgttgatcatgatgatcacatgtttaaatctcattatatagaatacaattgggaagtaattttgttattgtcaactggtcaacatatatcggtaatgattggctgactagagtttgacattacttgtcgtgtgatttggtgatcgattgacccctaggtcatacctatagggcaacactcttaattgattatttaattaatcgtataatgttacgagttaattaaaatacttgaaaattgacggacgattttggaagtaaaatttacgtatcatattgaaatgtgattaaataagatacggtctgagtaattgaattgtgtcattactcggatgaaataattgtttaatgtaacaattaaatttgatgaattgttataaatacaatcagttgtaatttataaatggtaaaatattttggcacaagtaattataaaattactaagtcgatttttgtatgtgacgtatttttgataatacgttgatttttaatatgttaaaaattacataacaaatttatgtcacatatgacatgtgacatgttgacaattgacaaaaataatatggaatccatattatgtaaagtgccgaaaaattggaggagcattaagctaattaattgttttatttagtggtaaacacaatgattaaaaagcaagcctagccatgcaagcctattgttcattgtgaagaacaacttttccatgcattggctcccctaatgccctcctcttacacggttttgagaaggcaaatgctatcattgtttttctataattttacctaataatatactaagtgtagtgtattatttattcattccatccatcatccaaaatataatttcagagagaataaaaatcctcttctctttctctctaaaaaccgaaatattaaaagtgttaaaaaaatattttggttcaattttctcctagattaatattatactagtacttataatattaattagattaagtgttaagccttgggtataaagcttagggagagatcttatacttagatcttgttcatccataagggaaagctcaagatcaaaagagaaaggtgatctcttttgtgccctaataaccgaaaatcCACAATGTAAagacatgatttctcttctattatattatttgtttgcatgcataaaatccgttttaattttatgacaaattaatttagacatatatgagtatgttaatgtgtatatgaatctacatttccttcactgtTACCTTTGTTTATTTTCCCAGGTTTCATCCAAATCCCTCTACGGTGTCTTGGGGTAGCTAGATACAATTTTAAATGCTTCTAGAAACACACCTTCAGCTGGCTATATACACTTTTAGTCCATTATTGATAGTCATCGCTTACATACACATTTTCATAATTTTGTGTGTCACTAATAGTTCTATTTCAGTTGTTTCATATTCAAGTATGACAACTTGGTGCAATGGATGTGTTGTCAATCTTCTTGATGAGGATCAAGTATCCTTTCGCGACCATTATGTCACTGAAAAACAATCAGCTATGGGTTTCTCTTTTTTCTCTGTTAAAGGAAGTTATAATGCATAaccgtcactatcaagcatatcattccgtttttaataatcaagatcttatgcataaCATCTTCTCTAAAATTGATCTTTACGAAGATAAAGCACATATGGCGCTCGTATGTCGAAATTGGGCTCAACTGTTTCTCATACACCCAAGTGCACCTGGTGTCAGCATGGCATATTGGCTTACTCTAGACATAAATGATGTGAATGGTGTTCGGATtattcgtaggggtcctagaatagtctttcaaacatgcaaatgtttTCTGACGGAGGATAGGACTGCCAAATTCTTTCTGCATTTTCAGGAAGCAAAAATTCCATCTCAGAGTACTCATCTTAATGCTCTTGATGATGTTGCACTCAGCCAAGTGAATGAGTTATTGCATGCTTTAGCTGCTCCTAGTGAGGAACGAGATATAGCCATTGGCATTGCTGCGGACTTACTAGTCACTCGTCAAAATatatcttttctttatttacctttGATGATGTATATATAGCCCACGTTTCCCACTGTTGTATCAGTGTAATTAGGGTTTTGCACGTTAAGGTTTTTAACGTTGCCCTTTTGGTAGCCGTTTACTTGTTTATTATTTATAATTCCGTTGTACTGTCAACCTtcttagtttaacattttggataaCATAAATTATCATGTAATCCTGTTCTTTATTTTCAATATCTATGAATTTGTTCTGTATTACCAAATACAATGTTCTTTTCTTATGAGTTTTcatttaattttgtatttgttaTACTTATGTCTCTTGTTACAATTTTATTTTGTTACATttattaggatacccggtccaccTATTTTTGATcatgtccccaaaaaagggttcacccggcgCCCCCTTAACTAGATACACTTTTTGATTTTGCTAGACACACACCTtcagctagctagatacactttcgTCACTTTCATTACTAGCGAGATCCGCTTTAGTCAGTTTCTAGATACACATCTTTGAGCAGCTACATACACTGTTTTGAGCTGCTAGATACACAACTACAAGATAAAGCAATGCAATACGGACATACAAGATAAAGTTTGCTAGATAGCCTTTACTCTGTTGATCTGTTTTAAGCTACATACACTATTTTGAGCTGCTAGTTACACATCTTCGGACAGCTACATACACTGTTTTGCTGGCTAGATAGACTTTACTTAGTTGCGAGATACACAAATTGGGGCAGTTACATACACTTTTCTGAACTGCTAGATACACACCTAAAGTTGGCTAGTTACACTTTAGCCAGTTACTACATGCACATCTTTGGGCAGCTACATACACTTTTGTTAGACCTATTTCTTTGTTTTCCCTCTCAGCCTATTTCTTTTTCGTTGAAAAGCAAATTTAGCTACAACATTAATCATTGTTTTACATATACAGAAATGATGGATTTAACGATCAACAATCATGGTGCGAGTacaagcaaagaacaagctattaCTGAGACAAAACTACCTAAGAGAACTactaaaaggaagagaaatgatgatgatggtggtggtggtggtggacagTGTTTTTTACGGACTCGTATGTCTCGTAAAATGCTGATGTCATTTGTCAACAATGATTTAAGGGAAAAACAAGTATCTGATATTAAAGACATGGGATTCGTAGGCCTTCTCACTCTCAAGACAGATATGGCGCTGGGTGCTCTCGGTCATTGGCTTGTTACCCGCTTTAACTCCGTGTCTTGCTCTTACATGAAAGGTCAGTTTCATATAATAGCCGAAGATATTCATTTGACAACCGGTATTCCAATCAGTGGAAATGAAGTGCAAATAGCTTCCTTAAATGATAAGAGTGAGGAGTTTGTTGAGTTGAAGAGTAGTTGGATGAAACAATTTGATAAAGAACCGGGGAAACTGGAGACTAAGGACATCCTTAGTCTGCTTATCACGCAAAAGGAGGGCGGGGAGCagtttaaaaggaacttcattgTATTTGTTGTTTCTACTTTTCTTATGGGTGTAAAGGGGACCCTTGCAAGCCTTCGAGTCCTGAAATGTCTTAAGGATGTTTCATCTATTCAAACGTTAAACTGGAGTGGGTTTACCAGAAAACAGTTTATTGAAAGTGTTGACTCATGGAGAATTTAGAAGAATGATTGGTTTGGAGGTCCCATCATGGTTTTCGTCTTTTGTTATTTAGATAGAGTGTGCTACAATTTTTTCTCAGTTCCTCACTTCTTCCCCTCCCTAGCCACCTGGACAAAAGTCAAAATTTCAGAGAGGCTTAAGAATGAGATGCAAGATGGGTTTGGAACAGGAGCTGTTCTTCCTCGGATTGTCAAGGGTACAGTTAAGGAAATAAGTTTCATTATTCCATCAGCAGTGCCCGAGTGTTCTAATCATCAAAAACAGAAGTCCGGCGACGAACTGAAGGCTTCCTCAAAGGCGGGTGAGACTGACAGTAAGCAGATAAATGCTATCAAGGTTCTGGCAGAATCTGCAACTATTCTTGCAGATTCTTATGCAATATTCACAAATTCTTTGGAAGCAGCCAAAGTTGTTCACCCTGACTCTAAACTTGTACAACAGCTAGCTTTAATGGATGAAGATTTTGGTGCATGCTGTCCTTCATCACAACCAACAGACGCCAACGCTGATGACACTGAAAAAGACAAAGAGAAGGAAGGAGTTTCTAATATAGATGAACATGACAGTGAGAAATCAAATCCATGGTCTAAGCTTAATGTTCAGTCATTTGAATCTGAGGATGAGTTGTGGGCAGCTGTTGTTAAATTAGAAACTGCCTTGGGAAAACAGCCGGTTAATGTTCAAAGTTATGTTACGAAGAAAGGAAAATCTTCTATCGGTTTTTGCCAGTCACAAGAGGAGTTGTGTGAACCGCTGAATTTGGATAAAACAGCTAAAGCTTCAACCTCATTCCATCGATCGCCAAGGTTTACACACCAGTCCCCTTTATTCAAACTTCAAAGTTCAGAAACACAAGAAGATGTTGAGAAAAAGGTACACGAGGATGGTTTACACATTGGAGATGAACATATGGAGAGTAGTGTTCTGAAGAAAGCAAAAtctgttaaccttttgaattcCAAGGCTCCGAATCCAGACTTGCCAAAGTCAACTTCTCCTATCCTTATGGACTCTCAGTCACAAAAGGAGTTGTTTGTACCGCTGAATTTTGAGAAAACGACACAAGCTTCAACCTCAATCCGTCGATCACCAAGGTTTACACACCACTCCCCATCAGCTTTTACACCACCttcattcaaactactaagctcgGAATCAGAAGAAGCAGAAGAAGATGTTGATAAAAAGGGACATGATGATGGTTTACACATTGGAGATGAAAATTGTGGGAGTAATGTTCTTAAGAAAGCAAAATCTACTAACCTTGTGGATTCCATCATGGTGCGTCTAAAGACAGCAGAATCTGCTGCGTCTGAAAAATTGCCAAAGTCAACTTCTCCTATTCTTATGGACTCTGAGTCACAAAAAGAGGAGTTTAAaccgttgaatgttgagaaaacaGTAGAAGCTTCAACCTCATCTCGTCGATCGCCAAGGTTTACACACCACTCCCCACCAGTGTTTACACCTCCTTCCTGTCCATCACCTGATCCTTTGACCCCACCTGAATTACCACTACTTCTTAGCTCAGAATCACATGAAGATGTTTTGCAAAAGATTGTTGATGATGCTTTAAATATAAATGTAAATGTGGAGCCACTTGAAGTTGTACCACTTTGTTCTTTGCCCCCAAATGAACCCACAAATATACAAAGGACAAGGGCTAAGAGGGTTAGAGTTCAGACAGGAGCTTTTCGATCTCCTTTCCTTCAAAGAAGCATCAGACTTGACGGCAAGGTGAGTAAAAATGAGAGAGAAGCGCTGGACTATGTATTTTCAGAATTTTCTGATGACAGGTTTGTACACTCCTTCAAATTTGATGCTAGATACATTCCAAACAATTCTTCGATTCATATTTACAGTCAttacttttcttattttcttttctcatatcaTTTTGACTGAACCATTATGTATGCAGTGAGATCCTATTCAAAATTGGTACAGACGTTTCAGTTACTCGGGCAGATTTGAAGATGCTAGTATCAGGTGATATAGTGCCTAAACAAGTGATACATGCCTGGTGTTGCGTGTTGAACAAATGTGAAACAATTGGAGCACATACTTCACCTTCTAGGTTGTATCTCCCACAATCTGCTGAAGTAAGTTCTCAAATTGGTGACAATTTTACGGGGGCAGCTTTGGTAAGTATTTACATGTTTAACTTTTTAGTATGGTTTTGTGATATAGACATTTTTAAGAACAAATATTATACAATTGCAGATCTTTGTACCAATAGTTTCTGAGAAGCCATTTGGAATGTGTTTCAACTTCCTTACAAAGAAGTTGGAAATCTTGCATTTGATGAGCCAGAAACCGTAAATTATGCACCAAGTATTGAGTCTAAGGTATGCGCATTTCAACCTACTTGTTTTTTGATGCTATCGTactatattaatattatttgcatTTTGAGAAATGTTTGAATTTATATATGTCATATGCAGAAAGAGTTTTTTATTAGATGTTTGCTCAAGAAAATGCCGTCTATAGTAGATGTCCGTGACATGAAGCCAGAGGAGATTATTCTGAGATCAAATCTTGGTAATGGAAGTGATACAGGAATTTATCTCATGCGGTTGTTGGAGAAATACAAAGGAGAAAGAAGGACTTGTGTTTTGGGTCTCCAAGATGTAAGCTGCTTTACATTCGTTTTCCTTATTTATTTACTACTATGTATAGGATAAGTGTAAATCAACCTTCCTTTTTCTTATTTGTAGAACAACCAAGTTAAGGTTTTTGGTACAAGAGCATGCTATGAAATGTTGTCTTTTGTTGGTAATCAAGACATCCAAAATCCGAGAAAGAAAACCAGAGGTGCCACCAAGGATACCCAGCAACGTCAATTGTTAGACATAGAAATAGTGGGTCGGGTAATCAATGCCCGCAAGGATGACAAGTAATTTCTAAACTTTATGATCTACATATTTGTTTGATTTGTGGTCTTAGAAGTTGTGCTAATTGTATTAGTTTGTAGGTATTTGGATGAGATTATCGTGGCCACAGAATGGATAAATGTCTGCCGAAACGCAATGAAAAGTTTGCAAAATCGTCATTGGATAAGGGATACGGTGAGTATATAAACATTTTTCATTTATATCTTATATTCCAATATGATCAAAAATTTGTAACACTATTACATTTGTAGGTGATTCACATGTTTGGTGTGATGTGTACATATAATCGTCCAGATATTCTGTACTTGCCTTCAACAGTGAAGGTAGGTATCTAAGCAATACATTTTGAatttgtttttcaatttttcgtatttaattcatttttttgaGGAATTATATGCCATCTGAACTATGTTCAAATTGAAAAAACAGATGTCATATATTTGTCAGTATAGTTTATTAacttattttgttaatttgtcagTATGCTAAGCCGCAATTAAAGGTTAATGAGGTAAACTTTGTTTGGTGCCCTCATCTTAAGATGCACTACACGCCAAAAGATGGAGCAACTATTGAGAAGGTAAATTTACTAATGTCCAAACTGTAATAATATATGCATAAAATACTAATTACCATGCATATCCTAGTTACTTACCTATTTAAATCATTTTGCTTTTATGTAGGTTTTTTTCACAATTGGCAAAGATAATAACcattggttagcttgtgtgtctGACCTCAAGGAGGAGAAGAACTATATTTTGGACTATCTCAAGAGATTTAGGAAAAATGATAAGAAAGCTGTGGAGGAATATAATACTTATGTGGAGGATATTGTATGGTCGCCATTATTTATTTCAATTCAGTCTAAAAGTCACAATCTAAAATATTCATTCATATTTTGTTGATTGTTTGTTGTTCACAGATAGTCAATGTTGCAAATCAGATACCCAGCAGCAATGGTTACAAGTGGCTCAAGGCCATCAGCTTGTTTCCTACTGAAATCAAGGATGTACCTCAGCAAGCAAACACATtagtttgttttatatttttgtttCATTTTGCATAATGTTAATTATTTCAATATCATTTTCAAAATCATACGTTGTTTGAATAGTTTTGACTGCGGAGTATATGTGATGAAGTTTCTAGAAGGTGCAATGTTCAATACAGATTTATGGACGGACAAGAAACACTACAAAGTTTGTTTAATGGACTTGATAATTCATATATTTTTATCTTAAAATTTCTGACATTTTATCTTAAATTTCTGCCATTTTTGTTTTGCAGGACTTAATTGCTTATCGACGAGAAATTATGTTGCGGCTGATAAAATGGGAGAAAAACACTTCTCGAGTACTCCTttctctatttttatttttatttgtttgatttgtcATCTTAGaaattactagatacacatgCTTGGGCAGCTAGATATATACACGTATCTGGGCAGCTTGATACACTTTTTTgaattgctagatacactccttaaGGTGGCTACATATACTTTTTTTGGACtactagatacactccttcaGTTGGCTACATAGCCTTTTTTGAACCGCTAGATACACTCGTTCAGTTAGCTACAAACACTTTAGTCAGTCACTAGAAACACTTTTGTCTTAAAGTTTCTAGATACACCTCCTTACACATCCATAAGttgctttaaaataattcaagCTCATGTCATTCCTTTTTAAATCTCCAGGCGATTTTTCACAATGGTTGATGATGAAGATTATTGTATCAGTTTTTTTAATCAAGCCTCACTTCAAGGGATTCGACATCAGTTTCACATTTTCATTTTTCTTGCAATAGTGGTTTTGTACTTTGAAGAGGTTGATTAAGTTGGTTGACTATGTCTAGTATTTCGAACTTGAAACCAGGATAATTTGTTGATAGTGTATGGCGTAATACTTGTTGTTGATTAAGTTGGTAACGTTTCAATACAAGGGAAATATTTGTTAAGTTGGCTACTCTTCAGGAGGGAAATATTTGTTGATGCTCGGATTTCAATGGTATAGTTGAGGAAATAAGATTGAACATCTCTGAGCAGCTAGATACACTTGTTTGGACTGCTAGACACACTTGTTTGaactgctagatacactccttcagGTGTTTTAAAAAAGGACGTTGGATACAAATGTCACCTTTGTAGGAGAATTCAGAATTGTGTGTCCATTTTTTCATCTAAGAATATGGAAAATTTAAGACCATAGAAACAAGACAAGCTTTAGCAGTTGGCTAAATTTCTAAAAAGAGATGACATGTTTTCCTAGTTTCTATACACAAGTATACAATGAGGCATTGTGACCATACACTTTTTTGGACTGCTAGTTACACTCCTTCAGTTAGCTACATACACTTTAATCACTAAACCTGATCATTCAAGCACGTCAGCCCATCTCCCTATACTTCACGAGTCCATaatcagtaaaaaaaaaaaaacagcagcCTAAAAAAAACAAATAAGCGATTTGCGTGGAGTAATTTGAGGTTCAAGAGTTCATTGAAATGTTGTTGAATCCTACCTTTTGGCTTTCTCAATTTTTCGGAATCCTATATTTTTTGAACTGCTAGATTAACTTTTTCAGTTGGCTACATACATTTTTTTCGACAGCTTGTTACACTCTTTCAGTTAGCTACATACACTTTCTTGGACTGCTAGTAACACTCCTTTAGTTAGCTACATACACTCTAGTCAGTCCACCTCCCTATTGAACACAGCTTATACACTAACAACCTCCATACTCCACGAGTCCA
Encoded here:
- the LOC141598368 gene encoding uncharacterized protein LOC141598368, producing MFGVMCTYNRPDILYLPSTVKYAKPQLKVNEVNFVWCPHLKMHYTPKDGATIEKVFFTIGKDNNHWLACVSDLKEEKNYILDYLKRFRKNDKKAVEEYNTYVEDIIVNVANQIPSSNGYKWLKAISLFPTEIKDVPQQANTLVCFIFLFHFA